Genomic segment of Bacillota bacterium:
TGCTTCCGACCTCCTCTTGAATGCACTGTCCTCGAAGAGTATACTCAAGACGGAACCATTCACACAAAGGGAGGCTCCGAAATGCAACCGGACCCGGTCGAAAAACCAGCCGAAAAAACCGAACAGACTGCGAAACAACGACGTTGGTTCAGACAAGCCGTAGCTTTATTTGTCTTTTTGATTATAGCCTTCCTCTATCACAGCTTTTTCACCCTTTCAGTGGTCAGGGGCAAGTCGATGGAACCTGCCTTCCGCGACGGACAGGTCGTGCTGGTGGGCAAGGGCGGGTTGCTATTCGGTCCGCTGAAGCATGGTGATGTGGTGGTGTTTACGCGGAACGGACAGCTGCTGGTGAAACGGGTGGTCGCTCTGCCCTATGAAACCGCCCCAGACGGCACCCGCGTGCCCGCCAATCATATTTACGTGGTTGGTGATAACCTGGAGGTATCGGAAGATAGTCGTACATTCGGTCCTATCCCTCTCAGCAGCGTTATCGGAAAGGTACTATACTGAAAAGGAGGTTGCTTACAGTGTCTAAGTACTGGATGGCTTTCATCGGCGTTCTGGCTCTCACCACTGTGGTCGTGGCTCAGCCGCAGACAGTAACCGCCATTCGCTTTTACGGTTCACAATCCGACGGCTCCACCGTGCTTCCTGCCGAGCAGATACTGTCGGTGATGCAGACGCAGGTGGGCGGCGTTTTCGACGAGGAGCGGTTGCGTGAGGATGCTGAGGCCATTCAGAAGCTGTATGAACAGCAGGGCTATCCGCTGGCGCGCGTGGTCGGGTTTGAAAGGCAAACGGACGGCACGGTGATTGTACGCATCGCGGAGGGGATGATCCGCGGCGTGCGTGTCACAGGCAATCGGCGCACGCGCAGCAGCGCGATCCTGCGCAACCTGCAGCTGCGTCCGGGTGAGATTTACTCCCTGCCCAAACTCCAGCGTGAGCGCGAGCGTCTGGGCAGGTTGCCCTACCTGAAGGATGTGCAGGTGGCTCCCGAGCCCGCCGATGAGCTGGGACAGGTACTGGTGAACATCATCGTCGATGAACTGAACACCACCCAGCTGGCAGCGGCGGTGGGCTACACCTCACGACGCGGATGGCTGGGCTATGTCGAGTTCTCGGACTCCAACCTGTTTGGAGGCGGACAGAGCCTGCAACTGCAGTGGCAGCGAGGCACTTTTTTCTACGATGGAGGACCCGAAGAGGGCGAACAACGCCAGGCATACCTGTTCCAATATACCGACCCCTTTCTGACCGACTGGGGATTGACTATCGGTATTAAGGCATACGACCTGCAATCCGTATTTCGCCCCAGTTTCTCACAAACCGACGTCACCCTGCGCACTTTCGAGAAACGGCGAGGCTATACACTGTTACTGGGCAAACAGTGGAGCGACCACCTGCAGGTAACGGCGACCTTCCGCAACGACGAAGTGGACTACGACGATGCGCCGCCATACCTGCTTTCCTTCGGGCAGAAGGTGCAGAATCGCGGGCGGGTGGTAGCACCTGGCGTGCAGGTACAGTACGACTCGCGCGACAACCGAATCAACCCCCGAGGGGGGATTTTGGCTTTGGGCAGATGGGAAGCGGCTCAGCGGTCGTGGGGCGGAGACTTCGCCTTTGACCGTGCAACGCTCGACCTGCGCGGTTACTGGCCCGCACCGCGAGATGGAACCTTCGCCTTGCGGGCGGTAACGGGCTTTGCCACTAGGGACTTGCCCCTGTCCGAAAGCTTCTGGCTGGGCGGTTTCGACCTGCGCGGTTACGAGTTTGACGAGTTTCGCGGTGACCGCATGGTGTTATTCAGCGGCGAGATGCGCTTCCCCCTGCTGGAAGGCATTCAGGGAGTGGTTTTCCTCGACGCGGGGGATGCCTGGCGCAGAGGCGAGAGTGTCCAGCTGAACGTGGGGGGCGGCGTCGGCGTGCGTTTCTTCACCCCCTTCGGCGCGATTCGGCTGGACGTGGCAGCGGGAAAGCGCAGGGTGTTTACCTACGTCACGCTGGGTCAACCGTTCTAGCGGAGGTTTCGTATGGGGAATAGCCTTCTGCTTGTGCTGGCGATGCTTGGACTGACGGCGATGGTTGCGGAGGTCTATGCGGCGAACATGCCTGTCTTTCCCCCGCCGCGCGACTTCAAGACCGATGGCGTGTGGTACATGCAGCTGCCGATTCGCATCACCGCACCGCCAGAGCTTCAGCCTGCAGCCGATTTACTCCAGAAGGAGCTGCAAGCATTGCTGGGCAAGCACTCGGTTTCTCCGCAAGGCAAAACCCTCATCTCGCTGCAGATGTCGCCTGAACAGCTGACGCGGGAAGAAGAGTACCTGATTGAAGCTGGCAGGGGACAGATTGCCATCCGTTGCCACGATGTGCAGGGCGCGTTCTGGGCAGTACATACGCTGAGGCAGGTGCTGACATCCAGTAGTGTGGAGCGAACCCCGCAAGGATGGAAACTGCCACAGTTCAGCGTCCGGGACTACCCGGAGACTCCCCATCGCGGCTTTATGATACAGGCGGCATGGGCTTCTGACATCCACGCTATCCGAACGATGGTGGAGCTGCTGGCACGTATGAAGTTACGTTACGTCGCTATCGAGTTCGGCAGCCAGCTGGTGCTCGATTACGACCCGAAAATGGCAACGGGTGCAAGGTTCAGCAAAAAGCAGGCGAAAGAGCTTATCGAATATGCCCGAAGCTTGGGTCTCGAGCCTATCGGATACCTGAACCTGTTGGGGCACCTGGAACGTGCCTACCAGAAATTGCCCTACACCAATCACGGGGGCATCATGATTCAGGACGAACAGGTGTACGAACGCTTCGTCTTCCCCATCCTGAGCGAGATGCTCGACCTGTATGGACCAGTCAGGTGGTTTCACGGTGGCATGGATGAAGCGTGGGAGCTGTTTGAGTGGCTCTCCAAACAGGGTTACGATAGCGCAGCGCTGTTAGCGCAGCATGTCCGCCGTGTCCATGAGTACCTGCAGGCGCGTGGAGTGCGCCTGATTATCTGGCATGACATGCTGTTTGCGCCTGAGTTGGAGAAAGAGCTGGGCGCGCCTGTGGGACCCGCCAACGGAGGGGCACCGCGCAACACTAGCGCCGCCATTGACAAATTACCGAAGAGCGTCATTCTCAACTACTGGTTCTACGACCCACTGCCAGCCTATCCTGCTCTGGATTGGCTCCAGCGCAAGGGTTTTGAGGTGTGGGCAAGCCCCTGGCAGACCCCGTTCAGTCTGGTACGGTATGCGCAGTCTCGCGCCGCACCCACGATGGGTACCATCTGGGCAGACCCGCCCGGCTGTCTGACGGACGCAGCGTTTCTGGCGGTTCCGGTAATGTATGCGTGGGCAGCGTGGAACCCCGCCTCTGCTCCTGCGGAGACGGTTCCCGAGCTGAGGGTGCAGCAGCAAGCCGTTGAAGCCGCCCTGCGCGCCCTGTGGGGCAGACCACGGCTGGGCACCGACGCTCAGCAGGCGAGACTCATCCTGCCTGAACGCAAATCCATCCGATACCTGAAGCTACCCGACCAGCTGGATGACGTGCCTGAGCAGGTCTACGGTGTCCCGTTCGACTTCAGTGCGCCGTTGCAGCTCTCGGCGGTCGAGGCGGATACCTCTGCCGACCTGCGGCGCGCGAAGACCGTCGTTTTGCCAGACGGGAGAAAGGTCGCATTGGACGGGGTCAACAAGTGGCGGGGTGAAGATGAGCTCATCCTGTATACTGGCGACCTGCCGTCTACAGGCACGAACGTGCATGGTGGCGAGGCTTTGTTCTCGTCGCGGGGACAGCTGGTGAGTTCTGGGGGTTACGGAGGTGGAAACCGCACCATCCCCGCAGGAGGGTTTGCGCTCTCTGCGCACATGGGCCCCTCCTCGCAAAAGTATCATGCCATCATGAGCCTCCGCCTTGGCGATTTCGTGCAGATTCTGGATGAAGAGGGCAATCGCTTGCTGAGTAGCACTGTCCGCGTGAGACTGTCTGACGGCAGTCAACACACGGTCGACGTGCAGCAGCCCGAGCTGTCCAAATCGCTGACAGAGCGCAGCAGGTGGAGCATCTCGTTGAACGAACGGCTTCGCCGCTTCTATTTCGTGGTGGCTACCCAGCACGAGATGCCCGCCCTGCGAACGGTGGGAGAGTTTATCATACGGTATCAGGATGGTTCGGAGGCGGTTGTGCCCATTCGCGCCCAGGCGGAGTCGTCATCGAGTCGTGTTACAGGCTTTGTCCTGCCCGATGGCAACAACCGCTGGTTCGCCTGGCGCCACGGGCTGGCTGCTCCGATACTGGTGAAAGAGTGGAGCAACCCAACTCCGGAAAAGGTCATTTCCGAACTGGTATTCGCGCCAACCGTCGAGGGGCTTCTGGCAGGACTTCACCTGAAAGGTATCACGGCGGAAGGTCTTGAATAACAGCCGATTTCAAATTGGAAACCACACTGGGCGGGTGTTAGCTTGACTTTTTGCAGAGCCCACTGTATAATAGTGTTGTCAGCACGCGCCCGTAGCTCAGTGGATAGAGCGTGAGGTTGCGGACCTCAAGGTCGGGGGTTCAAGTCCCTCCGGGCGCGCCATTTTCTTTCGACGGCTCCCACTCCCATTTGACAAGAGCACCCTTCTCATGTTACAGTGACAACCGGTATTTTTACCGGCACTCCAACAGGACGAGGTCACGCGAGAAATGGCGAGGACGCTTCGGATACTGACCGGGTTCATTGTCGCGAGTCTGTTTCCGCTGGTGCTGAACAGTTGTGGAGGAGGCGGAGGCGCAGGGGGACCCGTGTCGCAGTACATTCAGCTGACCAACGGCAAGGTAGTCGTAGAGCAGGGCGAAGGGGTAGTAGTTATCAAGGCGGACGAGTCGCAACTGCCCGGCGTGGGGTTTGTGCAGGACGCTGTGGAGGTCAAACTGTATGCAGGCGACGGCTTCGCCAATCCCCGAACCGACACGCCACCGTCGTCCAGCCTGATACGCACCTTCCGCGTCAGCCGCGACGGCACCCTGCTGGACGACCTCAGCCTGCCTGTGGGTATCTATACGGCGGTAGCGGAAGACATCTACGTGGTGCAGGACGGGAAGGAGTTTCGCAGCGCGCTGACCGCATACGTGTTCGAGGTGTTCGAGTCTGGGGGCATCCTGCGTACCACATTGCCCCTCAAGTTTGAGGCACGTTTCCCTGCGTTGGGGGCGGTGATCGAGGACTCCTACGTCCGTTTTCTCACCGATGCAGGTGCGGTAGCTGGCAATTCACGCCTGTTTGTGCAACACGCTAACGGCACAGTGGACATGACGCGCACCTTCGTTGGACAAACAGAGGCAGGCAATCCAGTGGCTGCAGTGAGCTTCGAAGCACTGCCCGGAGGTCCCACGCTGGGCAATGTTTCGCGACTGGTGCTGAAGGCGTTCAAGCCATGAGAAGAGTTTACCTCATTTTGGGACTGATGGCGCATTTGGCAACAGGCGCGCTGGGGCAGCCCGCAGGTGACGTGCAGTTCTCCACCGTTTGGCGAGGCGCAGAAGTAGAGGGGCGCACCCTGTGGGTGAACGAACAGTCGGTCACCTTGCGGGTGGACGCCCGCACGCAGGCGCAGGTCGGCTGGCAGAGGTTTGTAGCGAAGGGGCGCGTGCGTACGAACCGCTTCTACACAACCTCGCGGTGGTATGGGCTTCAGCATGTACTGCGCCAGGAAAACGACCGCCAGCTGGTGCTTTCACTGCGCCGGCTGGAAGCCAGTGAGGGCACGGCGGATGTGGCGGAAGGGCTTTTCACCTACGCGGCTCCGCGTATCGATACCATCAGCCTGCTCTCCGTGCAACGCGATGGCAAGCAGACCACCGGCTACCGCCTGTCCTACTCGCGCACGAGAGCCGGCACCGAGGCGGCAGATACCGTTGGACTAACCTGCGTCGTGCTCCCCGCGCGTGCCGCACGCTGGCAGGTGCAGATGGAAGGCGGGGTTTACGCCGACCGTCACAGGGATACGACCTATCGCCCTGTGTTCGCAGCGACGATCAGCTCCCGCCTGGGGCGGGGATTACAGGCATGGCTGGGAGTGACCTTCGCCCCTCGAGGTTTTCCGACTGCGGGCACCTCGCTGGAAGCCCTGACCGCTTTCAGCCTGTATCGCCCTGGCAGTCTCATCGAAAACTGGCGTGACCGCCCGGCAGGCTTTCTCAGTCTGCAAATAACCAGCAGCCTCGATTGAGTTACGCTCCCGGAGTATCACTATTGTGATGCAAGGCAACAGCGAACGGCTGGAAGGCGAATCCCCGGGGGAGCCGTTAGCCTCCAGTACACACGCCCCTGTTTCGCGACTATGCCTCCTGCTCCTCCGCGAACACGTTGCGCAACTGTGGTGCGTTCTGCGCCGACACCAGCGCGATCACGCTGTCGCCGGGCTGCAGCTCCGTGTCGGCATGGGGAAGCACCGCGTTTTCCTGCCGAATGATACACACAATCAGCGTGTCAGGCGGGAGCGGAAGGTCATGAATACGCTTGCCAACCACCGGTGTGCGGGGCCCCAGCTCGACATCGACGATTTCGATGTTACCGCGCTTCAAAGCCGCCAGAGGAATAATCTCGCCGGTCTCGATCTCCTGTTCGATCAGGTGATAGATAATGTTGGTGCTGCTGACGGTGGCATCGATACCGAGCTGCTGAAAGATGCCCTCGTTACGCGGGTCGTTGATGCGCGCAACGGTTCGTGGAACATTGAAGTACCACTTGGCAATCTGGCTGATAATCAGGTTATCCTCATCATCGCCGGTGCAGGCAACCACGATATCCGCGCGGTCTGCACCCGCTTCACGCATGGTATGGATTTCGTCGCCGCGCCCGCGCATCACCATCTCACCCAGCTCGTCCTGTAGAAGCGCGCACCGCCTCTTGTCGCGCTCAATCAGCAGCACCTCATGCCCGGCGTTCATCAGAGTCTTCGCCAGGTAGTAGCCCACATTGCCAGCACCTACGATGATCACGTACATTGTCGCACTACCTCACTCAGTCTTCCAGCTCGGGGGGAAGCACATTATACTCCTCGACCGAACCCAGCGGGCGGTCATACGCCAGGTCGCGGATAATCGAGGAGCCGATGAGCCCGTAGCATATCGTGTAGATACCCCGTTCGCGGTAAGCCTGCGCCCGGATGGGGTCGTTCACTTTGGCAACTACCTTGGGCACGCGGAACCGCTCTTTGGCGATTTGCGCCGCCATCAGGTTGCGATTGTCGCCTTCGGTCAGGGCGGCGAAGAGGTCCGCCTGCTCGATACCCGCCTTTTTCAGGATGTCCTCATCCAGCCCGTTGCCGGGTATCACCGCACCGGAGAACTTACCACCCAGTCGCTCCAGAGAGTCGCTGTTCCACTCTATCAGCGTTACCTTATGTCCCTCTGCTGCCATGATGCGAGCCAGTGCAGCCCCTGTACGTCCACACCCCAGAATGACTATTCTCATCGGAAGCCCCAGCCCCTGTTCTTCTAGATTGAACCGAACTTCAGTATACGCCGATGTCTGCCTGTTGTCAACCGCTGGCAGGCACAGAGGTATTCGGCATCTGCTTCGCGAAATATCTTCTGGTTCCTCTGTTATAGATTCCCCCGACCGTTGCGTAAGTCATAACGGGAAGTGTGCAAGATGAGAAAGGAAGGAAACTGCCTATGAGATGGTCATGGAAACTGGGTGAGTACGCGGGTATTGCAGTGTACGTGCATGCAACATTTCTTCTCCTTATCGGCAGCATTGCCCTTCTGCACTGGCTTCAGATTGGCACCTTACAGGCGGTTGTGAGCGGAGTGGTCTTTATCCTGCTCCTTTTCGGCTGCGTACTGCTGCACGAGTTCGGTCACGCTCTTGCTGCGAAGCGATACGGCATTCGCACCCGCGACATCACGCTGTTACCGATAGGGGGCGTGGCGCGTCTGGAAAGAATGCCAGATAGGCCGGTCGAGGAGCTGTGGGTGGCACTGGCAGGTCCTGCGGTAAACGTAGTGTTATTCATCGTTCTCTATCTGTTTCTGCAGGCAAAGGCAACCCTGTTGCCGATGGAACAGTTCGACGCGGTCAGGGGGTCGATCTGGTCGAGGCTCATGATAGTGAACCTGTTCCTCGCGGCGTTTAACCTGCTGCCTGCCTTCCCGATGGATGGCGGGCGGGTATTGCGCGCCTTGCTGGCAATGCGCATGGACTACGTGCAAGCCACCAATATCGCCGCGGCGCTGGGACAGGGCATGGCTTTCCTGTTCGGTTTTCTGGGATTGCTTTTTAATCCGTTCCTGCTTTTTATCGCGTTCTTTGTGTGGATTGGCGCGGCGCAGGAAGCCAGCATGGTACAGATTAAATCCGCGCTGGGCGGTATTCCGGTACAGCGTGCGATGCTAACCGAGTTCCGTACCGTCTCACCGGATGACCCGCTGGAGAGGGTCATTGAACTCATTCTGAAGGGCTGGCAACAGGACTTTCCGGTGATAGAAAACGGGCGTGTTGCCGGTGTACTCACCCGTGGTGACCTGTTGAACGCGCTGGCGTCGCACAGGGAACAGCAGCTGGTGCGGGATGTGATGCAGAGGGAGTTTGAGGTGGTAGACGCTGCTGAAATGCTGGAAAACGTGCTGCCGCGCCTGCAAGCATGTGCCTGCCACTCCATGCCTGTGATGCGCGGTGATGAACTGGTGGGCTTGCTGACAATGGATAATGTGGGTGAGTTCATGCTGATACAGTCCGCTCTGGACACCGCGGCGCGAAGAGCCTCCCGGCGAGGTAACACGGCGTGGTAGGAGGCGTAACGTGCAAAGAGTCGTGCATTTCCTGAGCAGACGTTCCAAAAACTTCTGGACAACCATCGGATTAGTGATGGTTGCCCTTATTGCCATAGTAGACTACTTCACCGAGCCAGATATCCTCATCCTGTACCTCATCCCGATTATTCTGGTCGACTGGTTCGCCGGAGAGAAACCCGGAGTCATACTGGCAGTAGCCAGCGCGATAGCGTGGTTCGCTGCAGATGTGCTCTCTACCCAGCATGACACGAGCAATGTCGTACCCTACTGGAACCTGGCAGTGCGCTCCGCAATCTTTCTCACCGTTACTTACATGCTCTCCGGTTTGCTGGCATCGCGCAAACGTCAGGAGGAGCTGATGCACTTCATCGTTCACGACCTGCGCTCCCCCCTAACGAACGTGCTTACCGGCTTGCAGACCCTGCGGCAAGTGCGCAACGGCCGGATGGACGAAACCGAGCAGGAGATGCTGGATATGGCGCTCATCTCCAGCAACCGGATACTCACCCTGGTCAACTCGCTGCTGGACCTGCCCCGCCTCGAGCACCGCAAGATGCCGGTGCAAACGCAGGAGGTAAACGTGGACGAGCTGGTCAATAACTCCCTCGCGGTAGTCGCGTTGTGGGCGGCGCAAAATCGGGTAAACATCGTTTATGAGCCGGACCCTCAGGTAAGCACCGTTATCGCCGACCCGGATATCACCACCCGCGTGCTGGTCAATCTGCTCAGCAACGCCCTCAAATACAGTCCCCCAGACACCACCATCACCATCCGTGTGCGTGCCTCCGCCAACAATACGGTAACCTTCAGCGTTACCGACCAGGGTCCGGGCATCCCACCGGAATGGGTGGAGAAGGTGTTCGACAAGTACGCGCAGGTGGAGGCGCGTAAAGGGGGGGCAAGCACCGGATTGGGGTTGACCTTCTGCCAGCTGGCAGTGGAGGCGCAGAAGGGGCGTATCTGGATTGAGAGCGAGCTGGGCAAAGGTACGACGGTGTTTTTCACTTTGCCAGCGGGCAAGGCGAAAAGAGTTCCTTTGCTGGAGGAATAGAAGGCATTTTGCCGCGCACGAATCCCTCCTTACGCCGGAGGTAGATGAATGCAAGACAACCTTTCGTTGCGCCGGATATGGCTGAACGGTCTGTTCTTTGCTGTGCTGGGTATGGTTCCGACCTTTCTGCGGGTGCATATCGAGACGTTACGTATCTTACCTGCCGTACTGCGCTCGCTGGACGCTTCAGGGCTACCGATACCAGACACGCTGGCGTGGTCGTCCACGCTGGTTCGCTGGATTTCATTCGCGGGCTCAGTGACACCACCCATGCGCGCCGCGATGCTGGTGGCGGTATATCTGTTGCTGGTGCTGATTGCCCTGCGAGCGGCTTCTCCTGCCGGAGCCATCCTGCGGAGTAACCAACAGCATGTGCCGCGTCTGCTGGGGCTGTCGGCAGTCTGGCTGCTGGTGGTACTGGCGTTCGCAGGGTGGTTTGCGCGGTCTCCTGACCTGTCGCTTGACGGCTTGATGTGGCTCTGCGGGGGGCTGTGTTTGTTTACCGCCCTGTGGTGGTCTGGCGATGGATTTGCGGGATGGTGGATTGGAGGAAGTGCCCCGCGTCTGTGGTCGCTGGTGCGATTGACGCTAGGGGGATTCAGCAGCGGACTGGTTGGCGCGCTGGTACTGCGGTTTACCGGTTTCGACTTCGGAGCGGCGCTTTACCGTTTTATGTTCGATTTTCCGGCGGTATTTGTGCCGCCAGCGGGCACACCCGCCCTGGCAGACCTGAACCCACGCGGCTGGCTGACCTTTGTGGGCATATCGCTGGCGATTGCTGCGGTGGGCAGCTTCTGCTGGGCAAGCCTGTGGACGGCGGTGGTAGCTCCTGCAGAGAATTATCAGCAGCGAGTGCGCGGGTTGGCAGGGGCACTGGTACCGCTGGCACTGACCGTGGTGACGGCGGTATGGCTATTCTTTGGGGTGGTCGTTGGCAGGATGGACTACGGGCGCAACCTGCTGCAGATGCGCGAGAGGGAGCAAATCCCTGTGGGCGCGGCGGGTACCGATACAGTGTTGCTGCCCGGGTCGGAGGGCAGTGTGCGTGTGGCGCGTATCCCCTTCCAGACCATCGTGGGCTTCCCAAACGAGCCGAGCGTGACCTATAAGGTGGAGCAGTACCTGCTCCAGCGGCGATACCAGACCACCCTGGCGCGACCGCTGCTGGTGCACCTGCACGATGTGCGTTCCATCGACTGGGACCCGGTGCGCAGTCTGGAGGTGGATCGCCTGTGTATCGAGAACGCGCCCCGTCTGCAGTTCGTGCAGTTAATGGTGGAGACCCTGTCCAACTGCGCGGTAACGCCCGAGGCGAAACGGTACCTGGACTGGCTGGATGCGCGGGCGCGACCGTACCGCCAGTCCCAAAACGCCTGCCGCATCATGGGAGACCTGTATGCCCGGTTCGGCGATGCGCAGAAGGCACAGCAGTGGTACGAGCGCGGACAAATCCCCACTGAACAGCGGAAGGAGGTCGCGTCACCGGGCAGGATTGTGGGCACGGTGGTGTGGAACGGACAGCCCGTCGAGGGCGTGCGCATTGGCGTGATGTCGCGCGAAGACTCGTTGCCGTTTACACGAACACGTGCGGGCAGACAGGACGCAGTGCTGGTGGCGCGACCCTTCGACTGGCGCGTGGTGGCGGGTGTCGTCGCTACCGATTCATCAGGACGCTTCGAGTTCGGCGGTTTACCGTACGGGGAGTATGTGTTGTTGTTGCGGGTAGAGGCGCAGCGACTGGTGCCAACGCCCGGCGTCGCACAGGTAGAGGGGTTGCCGGCGGTGGTGCGGGTCAACACGCCGACGGTGGACGTCGGCACGATCCGCGTGCAAACGAAGGATGGCGGTACGCGGAGACCGGGGAGGGTGATTTGAGAGATACCATCGCGCGCATCCGTCCGCGTCTGGCGCTGCTTATCGTGCTGACGCAGGTGGTGATGGTGTGGTGGGTGGCGGACAGCGAGATTGCCCGCAGCATCTACCTCATCTGCTACTCGCTGATGATGCCCACTGCGCTGTACCTGCTGTTCGTGCGGTTGCTGCGCCGATGGTTGCCGTTCCGCCGCGAGGAGCTGTTGATGGGCTACATCGTGCTGACAAGCACCATCCCCATTATCGGCTTTGGCGGCTTGCGCTTCCTGATGCCCGGGATGGGCTTTTTTCCCTATTTTTCCGAGACGCAACCGCAGTGGAGCCGCTACGTGCCACTGCTTTCCCACCTGCCCATCCTGCACGACCCGAAGGCAATCGACGCACTGTATCGCGGGCAAAGCGGGGTGCCGTGGCAGGCGTGGACGGTACCCATTCTCT
This window contains:
- the lepB gene encoding signal peptidase I; translated protein: MQPDPVEKPAEKTEQTAKQRRWFRQAVALFVFLIIAFLYHSFFTLSVVRGKSMEPAFRDGQVVLVGKGGLLFGPLKHGDVVVFTRNGQLLVKRVVALPYETAPDGTRVPANHIYVVGDNLEVSEDSRTFGPIPLSSVIGKVLY
- a CDS encoding BamA/TamA family outer membrane protein gives rise to the protein MSKYWMAFIGVLALTTVVVAQPQTVTAIRFYGSQSDGSTVLPAEQILSVMQTQVGGVFDEERLREDAEAIQKLYEQQGYPLARVVGFERQTDGTVIVRIAEGMIRGVRVTGNRRTRSSAILRNLQLRPGEIYSLPKLQRERERLGRLPYLKDVQVAPEPADELGQVLVNIIVDELNTTQLAAAVGYTSRRGWLGYVEFSDSNLFGGGQSLQLQWQRGTFFYDGGPEEGEQRQAYLFQYTDPFLTDWGLTIGIKAYDLQSVFRPSFSQTDVTLRTFEKRRGYTLLLGKQWSDHLQVTATFRNDEVDYDDAPPYLLSFGQKVQNRGRVVAPGVQVQYDSRDNRINPRGGILALGRWEAAQRSWGGDFAFDRATLDLRGYWPAPRDGTFALRAVTGFATRDLPLSESFWLGGFDLRGYEFDEFRGDRMVLFSGEMRFPLLEGIQGVVFLDAGDAWRRGESVQLNVGGGVGVRFFTPFGAIRLDVAAGKRRVFTYVTLGQPF
- a CDS encoding beta-N-acetylhexosaminidase, producing MGNSLLLVLAMLGLTAMVAEVYAANMPVFPPPRDFKTDGVWYMQLPIRITAPPELQPAADLLQKELQALLGKHSVSPQGKTLISLQMSPEQLTREEEYLIEAGRGQIAIRCHDVQGAFWAVHTLRQVLTSSSVERTPQGWKLPQFSVRDYPETPHRGFMIQAAWASDIHAIRTMVELLARMKLRYVAIEFGSQLVLDYDPKMATGARFSKKQAKELIEYARSLGLEPIGYLNLLGHLERAYQKLPYTNHGGIMIQDEQVYERFVFPILSEMLDLYGPVRWFHGGMDEAWELFEWLSKQGYDSAALLAQHVRRVHEYLQARGVRLIIWHDMLFAPELEKELGAPVGPANGGAPRNTSAAIDKLPKSVILNYWFYDPLPAYPALDWLQRKGFEVWASPWQTPFSLVRYAQSRAAPTMGTIWADPPGCLTDAAFLAVPVMYAWAAWNPASAPAETVPELRVQQQAVEAALRALWGRPRLGTDAQQARLILPERKSIRYLKLPDQLDDVPEQVYGVPFDFSAPLQLSAVEADTSADLRRAKTVVLPDGRKVALDGVNKWRGEDELILYTGDLPSTGTNVHGGEALFSSRGQLVSSGGYGGGNRTIPAGGFALSAHMGPSSQKYHAIMSLRLGDFVQILDEEGNRLLSSTVRVRLSDGSQHTVDVQQPELSKSLTERSRWSISLNERLRRFYFVVATQHEMPALRTVGEFIIRYQDGSEAVVPIRAQAESSSSRVTGFVLPDGNNRWFAWRHGLAAPILVKEWSNPTPEKVISELVFAPTVEGLLAGLHLKGITAEGLE
- a CDS encoding NAD-binding protein, giving the protein MYVIIVGAGNVGYYLAKTLMNAGHEVLLIERDKRRCALLQDELGEMVMRGRGDEIHTMREAGADRADIVVACTGDDEDNLIISQIAKWYFNVPRTVARINDPRNEGIFQQLGIDATVSSTNIIYHLIEQEIETGEIIPLAALKRGNIEIVDVELGPRTPVVGKRIHDLPLPPDTLIVCIIRQENAVLPHADTELQPGDSVIALVSAQNAPQLRNVFAEEQEA
- a CDS encoding TrkA family potassium uptake protein, translating into MRIVILGCGRTGAALARIMAAEGHKVTLIEWNSDSLERLGGKFSGAVIPGNGLDEDILKKAGIEQADLFAALTEGDNRNLMAAQIAKERFRVPKVVAKVNDPIRAQAYRERGIYTICYGLIGSSIIRDLAYDRPLGSVEEYNVLPPELED
- a CDS encoding site-2 protease family protein; the protein is MRWSWKLGEYAGIAVYVHATFLLLIGSIALLHWLQIGTLQAVVSGVVFILLLFGCVLLHEFGHALAAKRYGIRTRDITLLPIGGVARLERMPDRPVEELWVALAGPAVNVVLFIVLYLFLQAKATLLPMEQFDAVRGSIWSRLMIVNLFLAAFNLLPAFPMDGGRVLRALLAMRMDYVQATNIAAALGQGMAFLFGFLGLLFNPFLLFIAFFVWIGAAQEASMVQIKSALGGIPVQRAMLTEFRTVSPDDPLERVIELILKGWQQDFPVIENGRVAGVLTRGDLLNALASHREQQLVRDVMQREFEVVDAAEMLENVLPRLQACACHSMPVMRGDELVGLLTMDNVGEFMLIQSALDTAARRASRRGNTAW
- a CDS encoding HAMP domain-containing histidine kinase, encoding MQRVVHFLSRRSKNFWTTIGLVMVALIAIVDYFTEPDILILYLIPIILVDWFAGEKPGVILAVASAIAWFAADVLSTQHDTSNVVPYWNLAVRSAIFLTVTYMLSGLLASRKRQEELMHFIVHDLRSPLTNVLTGLQTLRQVRNGRMDETEQEMLDMALISSNRILTLVNSLLDLPRLEHRKMPVQTQEVNVDELVNNSLAVVALWAAQNRVNIVYEPDPQVSTVIADPDITTRVLVNLLSNALKYSPPDTTITIRVRASANNTVTFSVTDQGPGIPPEWVEKVFDKYAQVEARKGGASTGLGLTFCQLAVEAQKGRIWIESELGKGTTVFFTLPAGKAKRVPLLEE
- a CDS encoding carboxypeptidase-like regulatory domain-containing protein, whose translation is MQDNLSLRRIWLNGLFFAVLGMVPTFLRVHIETLRILPAVLRSLDASGLPIPDTLAWSSTLVRWISFAGSVTPPMRAAMLVAVYLLLVLIALRAASPAGAILRSNQQHVPRLLGLSAVWLLVVLAFAGWFARSPDLSLDGLMWLCGGLCLFTALWWSGDGFAGWWIGGSAPRLWSLVRLTLGGFSSGLVGALVLRFTGFDFGAALYRFMFDFPAVFVPPAGTPALADLNPRGWLTFVGISLAIAAVGSFCWASLWTAVVAPAENYQQRVRGLAGALVPLALTVVTAVWLFFGVVVGRMDYGRNLLQMREREQIPVGAAGTDTVLLPGSEGSVRVARIPFQTIVGFPNEPSVTYKVEQYLLQRRYQTTLARPLLVHLHDVRSIDWDPVRSLEVDRLCIENAPRLQFVQLMVETLSNCAVTPEAKRYLDWLDARARPYRQSQNACRIMGDLYARFGDAQKAQQWYERGQIPTEQRKEVASPGRIVGTVVWNGQPVEGVRIGVMSREDSLPFTRTRAGRQDAVLVARPFDWRVVAGVVATDSSGRFEFGGLPYGEYVLLLRVEAQRLVPTPGVAQVEGLPAVVRVNTPTVDVGTIRVQTKDGGTRRPGRVI